A DNA window from Theobroma cacao cultivar B97-61/B2 chromosome 5, Criollo_cocoa_genome_V2, whole genome shotgun sequence contains the following coding sequences:
- the LOC18598258 gene encoding 4'-phosphopantetheinyl transferase HetI, whose translation MNIRCFQRNFSAALPPLVPLQLPSPMETHLWYILPDEVKSVALLNQYSELLSPCERENVNRICGDQLKKRALLARALVRTTIARYQMNCEINPRSLKFRKNIYGKPEVEWQNEDNFSPLPLHFNISHTTSMIACGVTVNVPIGIDVEEKQRRIKNNITAFAQRYFSPYEVKLLTAISDPEVQCQEFIKLWTLKEAYVKALGKGFSAVPFKTFTIQFRAPAIRNLHPPGISVSEASEEIVESSNDPTNLTNNWQLALLEVAGSHYAAICMERDKTVGGEANMPMKLTVRKTIPFVEDVCISGTDAVLALGGIIEQ comes from the exons ATGAATATACGATGCTTTCAGAGAAATTTTTCTGCTGCTTTACCCCCTCTGGTTCCCCTGCAACTCCCATCTCCAAT GGAAACCCATCTTTGGTATATATTGCCTGATGAGGTCAAGAGTGTGGCTCTTCTAAATCAATATTCTGAACTCTTATCACCATGTGAAAGAGAGAATGTTAACCGCATATGTGGAGACCAGCTGAAGAAAAGAGCCCTGCTTGCTCGAGCCTTGGTTCGCACTACCATTGCCAGAT ATCAGATGAATTGTGAAATAAATCCAAGATCTTTGAAGTTTAGGAAGAACATCTATGGGAAGCCTGAG GTGGAGTGGCAAAATGAGGACAACTTTAGCCCACTGCCCTTGCATTTCAATATCTCACACACAACTTCTATGATTGCCTGTGGTGTGACAGTAAACGTCCCA ATTGGCATTGATGTTGAAGAGAAGCAACGGAGGATAAAGAACAATATCACAGCCTTCGCTCAACGCTATTTTTCTCCTTATGAAGTGAAACTTTTAACTGCTATATCAGACCCCGAAGTTCAGTGTCAGGAGTTTATCAAATTATGGACTCTGAAA GAGGCATATGTAAAAGCATTGGGAAAAGGCTTTTCAGCTGTGCCTTTCAAGACCTTTACTATTCAGTTTAGGGCTCCAGCTATAAGGAACCTTCATCCTCCTGGAATTTCAGTTTCAGAG GCATCTGAAGAAATTGTTGAATCATCTAATGACCCCACGAACCTCACAAACAATTGGCAATTAGCACTCCTGGAAGTGGCTGGTTCTCATTATGCTGCCATTTGTATGGAAAGGGATAAAACTGTTGGAG GTGAAGCAAATATGCCGATGAAATTGACTGTGCGGAAAACCATTCCATTTGTCGAAGATGTTTGCATCTCCGGAACTGATGCAGTTCTAGCCCTAGGTGGCATAATTGAGCAATAG